The following coding sequences are from one Candidatus Kinetoplastibacterium galatii TCC219 window:
- a CDS encoding PD-(D/E)XK nuclease family protein → MHIEKELDLCEINLESVCSMAPRKSLLLTANKRQANQAMKHLSEYLCSSKETKELLQIISIDEWIINLFENLSFLPNINIPTFFLNKPCLQVLWHSILTRNINKDSYSIGNKKSSALALDAYNLIKNWKIKLPKNLADYENSSFVYWKKYYEKETKRINAIDINGVYSLVIKNINRNKISLPENIILSGFLENYPRLDDLLRKLISKKVKIYLLSNKIDKLTSNKYLKCDNITEEWRSAVNWITDSFIRNPSGKYAIASAHLDKQAEVAYRMLDHKLRCYKEEISITFSISCEKSIAHSPIIHSAFSWLNILFNLSVSRKCDTKNFGKALLSSCSFMGNKLFEPYSVLELKLRDKIGIYIDIIEISELLADYDLGADLIDALSFWPERDNLLQISKWILIIRKSLFFICFSRYASSDIIVHEAVKLFDKLLNEFNVLSPFFGDISAARVISLFEHFVESNKFYKNDNRHKNIEVLDLKDVISRNWDAVWVIDFNDEIFQYPIHSNPFLPKNILHEFSIAKPIFRNELNLSCYAYKSLNQCTRQLVVSYSSQEDYDSVQPSKFIDDSYQILNYVNNYCSLKRKVNMECINDSKGPRLLTSESVINGTGVLELQSRNPLWAFAKYRLGIVGLDPYYKDKRISYRRGRFLHRILELFWLDVRYHSKLMSLSDMEIDSLLLKHIKNALSVDFYLDLGFIKQLESERALKILKNWINTEKNRLPFLASSLEYKFSWEYKSLVFNMRSDRIDFLENKAVIIDYKTGNRIFNIDLDWSRQRPINLQMLVYNMAFSQTSNLNIMSLIIVLLNPKGVITSGVSSDDIGLTGIKIYSDFSKRINELSKKVSMLADEYIEGVSDNSIVKKDDLRFCDIMPFLRINFNE, encoded by the coding sequence ATGCACATAGAAAAAGAGCTAGATCTTTGTGAAATAAACTTGGAGTCAGTTTGTTCTATGGCGCCTAGAAAGAGTTTATTATTAACAGCAAATAAACGTCAAGCAAATCAGGCAATGAAGCATTTATCTGAGTATTTATGTTCCTCTAAAGAAACAAAAGAGTTATTGCAAATTATTTCTATAGATGAATGGATTATTAATCTTTTTGAGAATTTGTCATTTTTACCTAATATAAATATCCCTACTTTTTTTCTAAATAAACCATGCTTGCAAGTTTTATGGCATAGTATTTTGACAAGAAATATTAACAAAGATAGTTATTCTATAGGCAATAAGAAATCATCTGCCCTGGCTTTAGATGCTTATAATTTAATAAAAAATTGGAAAATTAAATTGCCTAAAAACTTGGCTGATTATGAGAATAGTAGTTTTGTCTATTGGAAAAAATATTACGAGAAAGAAACTAAAAGAATAAATGCTATAGATATTAATGGTGTTTATTCCCTAGTCATAAAAAATATAAATAGGAATAAAATTTCTCTGCCGGAAAATATAATATTGTCTGGTTTTTTAGAAAATTATCCTAGACTAGATGATTTGTTAAGAAAGCTTATATCGAAAAAAGTAAAAATTTATTTATTATCTAATAAGATTGACAAGTTAACATCTAATAAATATTTAAAATGCGATAATATAACAGAAGAGTGGAGGTCAGCAGTAAATTGGATTACTGATTCTTTCATAAGAAACCCTTCAGGAAAGTATGCCATAGCATCAGCTCATCTAGATAAGCAAGCAGAGGTAGCTTATCGCATGTTAGATCACAAATTGCGCTGTTATAAAGAAGAAATTTCTATAACATTTAGTATTTCATGTGAAAAATCAATAGCACATAGTCCTATAATTCATTCTGCATTTTCTTGGTTAAATATTTTATTTAATTTATCGGTAAGTAGAAAATGTGATACTAAAAACTTCGGTAAAGCTCTTTTGTCTAGTTGCTCTTTTATGGGTAACAAATTGTTCGAACCTTATTCTGTTTTAGAGCTAAAACTAAGAGATAAAATTGGAATATACATCGATATAATAGAGATATCAGAATTATTAGCTGATTATGATTTAGGGGCAGATCTTATAGATGCTTTATCTTTTTGGCCAGAAAGAGATAATCTGCTCCAGATTAGCAAATGGATTCTGATCATAAGGAAATCGCTTTTTTTTATATGTTTTTCCAGATATGCATCTTCAGATATTATTGTACATGAGGCAGTAAAATTATTTGATAAATTACTAAACGAATTTAATGTTCTTTCTCCATTTTTTGGTGATATTTCAGCCGCTAGAGTTATAAGTTTGTTTGAGCACTTTGTGGAATCTAATAAGTTTTATAAAAATGATAATAGGCATAAAAACATAGAAGTACTAGATTTGAAGGATGTAATTTCAAGAAACTGGGATGCTGTTTGGGTAATAGATTTTAATGATGAGATTTTCCAGTATCCTATACACTCAAATCCATTTCTGCCAAAAAATATTTTACATGAGTTTTCTATCGCAAAGCCTATATTTAGAAATGAATTAAATTTGTCTTGTTATGCATATAAATCTTTAAATCAATGTACTAGGCAACTGGTTGTTAGTTATTCTAGCCAGGAGGATTATGATTCTGTACAGCCATCCAAATTCATTGATGATAGTTACCAAATTCTTAATTATGTTAATAATTATTGCTCATTGAAAAGAAAAGTTAATATGGAGTGTATTAATGATTCGAAAGGACCTAGATTGCTTACATCTGAATCTGTCATCAATGGAACTGGTGTATTAGAACTACAATCTCGTAATCCATTATGGGCTTTTGCTAAATACAGACTAGGAATAGTTGGTCTAGATCCATATTATAAAGACAAAAGAATTTCATATAGAAGAGGTAGATTTTTACATAGGATACTAGAATTATTCTGGCTTGATGTGCGTTACCACAGCAAATTGATGAGTTTGTCTGATATGGAGATAGATTCGTTATTACTGAAACATATCAAAAATGCCTTATCTGTTGATTTTTATTTAGATCTGGGTTTTATAAAACAACTAGAATCAGAAAGAGCTTTAAAAATATTGAAGAACTGGATTAATACAGAGAAAAATAGATTACCATTTTTAGCTAGTAGTCTAGAGTATAAGTTTTCATGGGAGTATAAATCCTTAGTATTTAATATGCGCTCAGATAGAATAGATTTTTTAGAAAATAAAGCAGTGATAATAGATTACAAAACTGGAAATCGAATATTTAATATAGACCTAGATTGGTCTAGGCAAAGACCTATAAATTTACAGATGTTGGTTTACAATATGGCATTTTCACAAACAAGTAATTTAAATATTATGTCATTAATAATAGTTCTATTAAATCCTAAAGGTGTAATAACAAGTGGTGTTTCTAGTGATGATATTGGTTTAACTGGAATTAAAATTTATAGTGACTTTAGTAAAAGAATTAATGAGCTTTCTAAAAAGGTATCAATGCTGGCGGATGAGTATATTGAAGGAGTATCTGATAATTCTATAGTAAAAAAAGATGATTTAAGATTTTGTGACATCATGCCATTTTTAAGAATAAATTTTAACGAATAA
- a CDS encoding YbaB/EbfC family nucleoid-associated protein — translation MKNQIAGLMRQAQQVQENMKKIQETLADIQVEGSSGGGLVRVIVTCRHDVKSIKIDDSLLSDDKDMLEDLVVAALNDALRKVDTVSKEKVSTATSGFPLPDGMKFPF, via the coding sequence ATGAAAAATCAAATTGCTGGTTTAATGCGTCAAGCGCAGCAAGTGCAGGAAAATATGAAAAAGATCCAAGAAACACTAGCTGATATCCAGGTTGAGGGATCTTCTGGCGGTGGCTTAGTAAGAGTTATCGTTACTTGTCGTCATGACGTGAAGAGCATTAAGATAGATGATAGTTTATTGTCTGACGATAAGGACATGTTGGAAGATTTAGTTGTAGCTGCTTTAAATGATGCTCTAAGAAAAGTAGATACTGTTTCTAAAGAAAAAGTGTCTACTGCAACATCAGGTTTTCCTCTTCCTGATGGAATGAAATTTCCTTTTTAA
- the recR gene encoding recombination mediator RecR, producing MDKNYRFEPELMTDLINSLKRLPGIGIRSARRIAYHLLQHDLKGASILSSSLTKAVENLRNCKGCNGFTEYDLCYICSNQLRDKKLLCIVETPTDQNSLESSHSYKGLYYILMGRVSPLEGIGPKELSFHRVLDRAQDGIVEEVIIATSFTAEGETTAQFLIDMFSNKDIKTTRLARGVPAGSELEYIDTGTIAWALLERKQVG from the coding sequence ATGGACAAAAACTATCGTTTTGAGCCAGAACTAATGACCGATTTGATAAATTCTTTGAAACGTTTACCAGGCATAGGCATTAGATCTGCCCGCAGGATTGCATATCATTTGCTACAACATGATCTAAAAGGCGCTAGCATTTTAAGTAGTTCTTTGACTAAAGCTGTGGAAAATTTACGTAATTGCAAAGGTTGTAATGGATTCACTGAATATGATTTATGTTATATATGTTCAAACCAGCTTCGTGATAAAAAATTATTATGCATAGTTGAGACACCTACTGATCAAAATTCTTTAGAGTCGAGTCATAGTTATAAAGGATTATACTACATCTTAATGGGCAGAGTTTCTCCACTAGAAGGCATAGGTCCAAAAGAGTTGAGTTTCCATCGAGTTTTAGATAGAGCGCAAGATGGGATTGTTGAAGAAGTCATTATAGCCACTAGCTTTACGGCTGAAGGTGAAACAACGGCTCAATTTTTAATAGATATGTTTTCTAATAAAGATATAAAAACTACAAGATTGGCTAGAGGAGTGCCTGCTGGTAGTGAATTGGAGTATATAGATACTGGCACAATAGCTTGGGCTCTTTTAGAAAGAAAACAAGTTGGTTAA
- the tal gene encoding transaldolase — MSTYLNSIQKHTIIVADSGDFENIKSLKPKEATTNPSLILKAAQKEEYRHILRDIVEKNKNKEVSTISDLITVAFGKEILKIVPGRVSTEVDARLSFNTIATIEKARLLIQLYESSNIPRERVLIKIASTWEGIQAAKVLELEGIHCNLTLLFSMAQALACAQANVTLISPFVGRIYDWHKKNDINWKESERSNKNDPGVQSVTKIYNYYKSFDIKTEIMGASFRNIGQIISLSGCDLLTISPDLLKQLNSQEGEVPVNLKIENTSKEDNGYINNLPEHEFRYMLNEDAMASDKLSEGIRLFVLDSMKLDQIITNMI; from the coding sequence ATGAGTACTTACCTTAATTCAATACAAAAACACACTATTATAGTTGCTGATTCTGGAGACTTCGAGAACATAAAATCCTTAAAACCTAAAGAAGCCACAACAAATCCTTCTCTTATACTAAAAGCTGCACAAAAAGAAGAATATAGGCATATTCTAAGAGATATAGTAGAAAAAAATAAAAACAAAGAAGTATCCACAATATCTGATTTGATAACTGTTGCATTTGGCAAAGAAATACTAAAAATTGTACCTGGTAGAGTTTCTACTGAAGTGGATGCTCGGCTATCTTTTAATACAATAGCTACAATTGAGAAAGCAAGATTGTTAATTCAATTATATGAATCATCTAACATACCAAGGGAAAGGGTTCTAATAAAAATTGCATCAACCTGGGAGGGTATCCAAGCAGCAAAGGTATTAGAATTAGAAGGAATTCACTGCAATCTAACTCTACTATTTTCTATGGCGCAAGCATTAGCTTGTGCACAAGCTAATGTAACATTGATTTCTCCATTTGTTGGTCGTATTTATGATTGGCATAAAAAAAATGATATTAATTGGAAGGAATCAGAAAGATCAAATAAGAATGATCCAGGTGTACAATCCGTAACCAAAATTTATAACTATTACAAATCCTTTGATATAAAAACTGAGATTATGGGAGCAAGTTTTAGAAATATAGGTCAAATAATATCGTTGTCTGGATGTGATCTGCTCACAATAAGCCCAGATCTCTTAAAACAGTTAAACTCACAAGAAGGAGAAGTACCCGTTAATTTAAAAATTGAAAATACTAGTAAAGAAGATAATGGTTATATAAATAATTTACCAGAGCACGAATTCAGATACATGTTGAATGAGGATGCTATGGCTAGCGACAAACTATCAGAAGGGATACGATTATTCGTTTTAGACTCAATGAAGCTAGATCAGATAATAACAAACATGATTTAA
- the carA gene encoding glutamine-hydrolyzing carbamoyl-phosphate synthase small subunit — protein MLSQIFQNTKKLSPAVLALSCGQVFKGRSIGAPGYTVAEIVFNTSMTGYQEIMTDSSYRGQIVTLTYPHIGNTGVNDEDLESSRINISGLVIRNCTDRMSNFRATQSLPDYLIKNGVVAISDIDTRKLTRIIRENGSQGACIMVGEDENRALELARNFAGMSGKDLAKDVSIDKSVDWNEGLWSLGNGFAKGSNLRFHVVAYDFGIKTNILRLLVDRGCRVTIVPAETSAADVMKLRPDGVFLSNGPGDPEPCTYAIEATRFFSRKKIPLFGICLGHQIMGLAVGAKTMKMKTGHHGANHPVQDLENKRVFITSQNHGFAVDPASLPDNAYVTHVSLFDGSLQGFAMSDRPAFCFQGHPEASPGPVDIAILFDKFISLMGSGK, from the coding sequence GTGCTGTCTCAAATTTTTCAAAATACAAAAAAATTATCTCCAGCAGTGTTGGCTTTATCTTGTGGTCAGGTATTTAAAGGCAGATCCATAGGAGCGCCAGGCTATACTGTTGCCGAAATAGTGTTTAATACTTCCATGACCGGGTATCAAGAGATTATGACTGACTCTAGTTACAGAGGTCAAATAGTTACTCTTACATATCCTCACATAGGAAATACTGGTGTTAATGACGAGGACTTAGAGTCAAGTCGTATAAATATTTCAGGATTAGTTATTCGTAATTGTACGGATAGAATGTCTAATTTCAGGGCTACTCAATCGCTTCCTGATTATTTAATTAAGAATGGAGTGGTAGCGATTTCTGATATTGATACAAGAAAACTTACCAGAATCATCAGAGAAAATGGTTCTCAAGGTGCTTGTATAATGGTTGGTGAAGATGAAAATCGCGCATTGGAGTTAGCTAGGAATTTTGCTGGAATGTCAGGTAAAGACTTAGCAAAAGATGTATCCATAGATAAATCCGTAGATTGGAATGAAGGATTATGGTCCTTAGGTAATGGTTTTGCCAAGGGAAGTAATTTAAGATTTCATGTGGTTGCGTATGATTTTGGAATAAAAACTAACATATTGCGCTTATTAGTAGACCGAGGATGTCGTGTCACAATAGTTCCAGCAGAAACTTCTGCTGCCGATGTGATGAAGTTACGTCCTGATGGAGTTTTCCTCTCTAATGGACCAGGAGATCCTGAGCCTTGTACTTATGCTATTGAAGCTACCAGGTTTTTTTCTAGAAAAAAGATTCCTTTATTTGGGATATGTTTAGGCCATCAGATAATGGGATTAGCTGTAGGCGCTAAAACCATGAAAATGAAAACAGGTCATCATGGAGCTAATCACCCAGTTCAAGATCTAGAAAATAAGAGGGTTTTTATCACTAGTCAAAATCATGGTTTTGCAGTTGATCCAGCCTCATTGCCTGATAATGCCTACGTTACCCATGTATCTTTATTTGATGGTTCATTACAGGGTTTTGCCATGTCAGATCGTCCTGCATTTTGTTTTCAGGGACATCCTGAAGCTAGTCCTGGACCAGTAGATATTGCGATTTTATTTGATAAGTTTATTAGCCTTATGGGCTCAGGAAAATAA
- a CDS encoding UvrD-helicase domain-containing protein: MHNYCFLGDDGIRDRALDPLESFIIQAPAGSGKTELLTNRILSLLVVVSKPEEILAITFTRKAALEMRERVIEKLKLGLRSIPYNSADIISWKLSKLALERDTLLGWDLLKHPERINIKTFDSLCFSLISSFPWLSEIGSTTNIVKDARKYYKEAAFSTVNLADDYPCIRSLISYLDVNIKLVVDYIADMLSKRDQWLPVLRYISSKELLQKELQSILERDIKKLLSLMPVNWMKDLQYPIRMASSIICEDNNSSILVSLLDWDCYLEPNINSLKKIKALSLIFLTSQNTLRSPKGLNRKNGFPAGTSHRKIFSDWLMNIRDNDCWIFYLTMLRHAPYSITENQWTILSNQSNVLLLSVANLLLKFSQQEELDFIEISQRTVAILGKENNPSDLLLKIDSKISHVLVDEFQDTNRTHFELLETITSGWQKNYGKSIFIVGDPMQSIYRFRGADVGLFLNVVENGIGEIKPIFLKLVSNFRSQLNLVNWFNTVFGNLFPINNDQNIGAISYSPSIPVNKKLDDQAVTFHPLFTNNDITCNELEEFSIRIISKILENSQTNDRESTAILVHSRSSLGNLVNILSKNKIPFRAIEITLLSEKPIVSDLIQLVRAMIHPGDRLAWLSILRSPFCGLKLDTLHRIFGSDHKTPVPIILRKILDTQGSIINDSVDYVRFFMGEEEQKILPVSEYNRLLRIAHVLLHREYSGSFPFSAWIRYLWDLLEGSNVYNDLDTENDVENVLCLIDRISAYGNIDVDILEEEISKLLITSDHVKVDKPFVEIMTIHKAKGLQFDNVILYGTHNSSSKHHESIMRFDHCFGNALFSPVKSMINDAPDPIAQYLWYKDKLRDNYELDRLIYVAVTRAKNRIHIISPVFLKGEKVIAPPSDSLLIRLWGNLDYKPPLSTDITDSFRHKDSNTRLINRIVCDDINNIVNYTDNPSWNYFWEYDYNNKYIIDKLILDWLAQIGKASINNYSKFYRYLPIVKNQLLRNNFFSDGIEEAAIFIVDVIENFLENDIGTWILSYKKSYRNVSFIDRKGSIFSADVVLDLGNKWLAVDYDLSIIGKEERMEDFLDRIKTNYSYKLSSFCNNVGLIDDRPLNTAMCSPIYKILLDI, encoded by the coding sequence ATGCATAACTATTGTTTTTTAGGTGATGATGGTATTAGAGATAGGGCGTTGGATCCATTGGAATCATTTATAATTCAAGCCCCTGCTGGCTCTGGAAAAACCGAGCTTTTGACTAATAGAATTTTGTCTTTACTTGTTGTCGTATCAAAGCCTGAAGAAATATTAGCAATAACGTTTACAAGAAAAGCTGCGTTAGAAATGCGTGAACGGGTTATAGAAAAATTAAAACTTGGACTGCGCAGTATACCATACAATTCTGCTGATATAATCTCATGGAAATTATCAAAATTAGCACTAGAAAGAGATACTTTGTTAGGCTGGGACCTTTTAAAACATCCAGAAAGAATAAATATCAAAACCTTTGATTCGTTATGTTTTAGTCTGATATCAAGTTTTCCTTGGTTGTCAGAAATCGGCAGTACAACAAATATAGTCAAAGATGCTAGAAAATATTATAAAGAGGCAGCATTTTCTACGGTAAATTTGGCAGATGATTATCCATGTATTCGTTCTTTAATTTCTTATTTGGATGTTAACATAAAATTAGTAGTAGATTACATAGCTGATATGCTATCTAAACGTGATCAATGGTTACCTGTGTTAAGATATATTTCCAGCAAAGAATTATTGCAAAAAGAATTACAATCTATTCTAGAAAGAGATATAAAAAAGCTACTCTCATTAATGCCTGTTAATTGGATGAAAGATTTACAGTATCCTATAAGGATGGCTTCTAGCATTATTTGTGAAGATAATAATAGTAGTATTTTAGTCAGTCTTTTAGACTGGGATTGTTATTTAGAGCCAAATATAAATAGTTTAAAGAAAATAAAAGCATTATCCTTAATTTTTCTTACCTCACAAAATACATTGCGAAGTCCAAAAGGATTAAATAGAAAAAATGGTTTTCCTGCTGGAACATCTCATAGAAAGATTTTTTCTGATTGGTTGATGAATATTAGGGATAATGATTGTTGGATATTTTATTTAACAATGTTGCGTCATGCTCCTTACTCTATTACAGAAAATCAGTGGACTATTTTATCTAACCAATCAAATGTACTATTATTATCAGTTGCTAATCTTTTATTAAAGTTTAGTCAGCAAGAAGAGTTGGACTTTATAGAAATTTCCCAAAGAACGGTTGCTATTTTAGGTAAAGAAAATAATCCGAGCGATCTTCTTTTAAAAATTGATTCTAAAATATCTCATGTTTTAGTAGATGAATTTCAGGATACTAATCGCACACATTTTGAATTACTAGAGACTATAACATCTGGCTGGCAGAAAAATTACGGTAAATCTATTTTTATAGTTGGTGATCCAATGCAATCCATATATAGATTCAGAGGCGCTGATGTAGGATTATTCTTAAATGTTGTAGAGAATGGTATTGGTGAAATAAAGCCAATATTTTTAAAATTGGTTAGTAATTTTCGTTCACAGTTAAATCTAGTTAATTGGTTCAATACTGTTTTTGGCAACTTATTTCCCATCAATAATGATCAAAATATCGGGGCTATATCTTATAGTCCTTCTATTCCTGTTAATAAGAAATTAGATGATCAAGCAGTTACTTTTCATCCTTTGTTTACTAATAATGATATTACATGTAATGAGTTAGAAGAATTTTCTATACGAATTATTAGTAAAATTTTAGAAAATTCTCAAACCAACGACCGAGAATCAACCGCGATATTGGTGCATTCACGTAGTAGTTTAGGTAATCTCGTAAATATTTTATCTAAAAATAAAATACCATTCCGTGCCATTGAAATAACATTATTATCAGAAAAACCTATCGTCTCTGACTTGATCCAATTAGTGAGAGCTATGATCCATCCAGGAGATAGATTAGCTTGGTTATCAATATTGAGATCGCCTTTTTGTGGGTTAAAGTTAGATACTCTTCATAGAATATTTGGATCTGATCATAAAACACCGGTTCCAATTATTTTAAGGAAAATACTCGACACTCAGGGTTCGATTATAAATGATTCTGTTGATTATGTAAGATTTTTTATGGGAGAAGAAGAGCAAAAAATATTACCTGTATCAGAATATAATCGCTTGCTACGCATAGCTCATGTTTTACTGCACAGAGAATATTCTGGTTCATTTCCATTTTCAGCTTGGATTAGGTACTTGTGGGATCTCCTTGAAGGATCTAATGTTTATAACGATCTAGATACTGAAAATGATGTAGAGAATGTTCTTTGTTTGATAGATAGAATATCTGCTTATGGAAACATTGATGTCGATATTCTTGAAGAAGAAATATCTAAACTATTAATTACATCAGATCATGTTAAAGTAGACAAACCTTTCGTAGAAATTATGACTATACATAAGGCCAAGGGGTTGCAGTTTGATAATGTAATTTTATATGGCACTCATAATTCATCTAGTAAACATCATGAGTCAATAATGAGATTTGATCATTGCTTTGGAAATGCTTTGTTCTCTCCAGTAAAGTCTATGATAAATGATGCACCTGATCCTATAGCACAATATCTTTGGTATAAAGACAAATTAAGAGACAATTACGAATTAGATAGATTAATATACGTTGCTGTCACTAGGGCTAAAAATAGGATACATATAATTTCACCTGTATTTTTAAAAGGAGAAAAAGTTATCGCCCCACCATCAGACAGTTTATTAATTAGGTTATGGGGAAATTTAGATTATAAACCTCCGTTGTCAACAGATATTACTGATAGTTTTAGACATAAAGATAGCAATACTAGATTAATTAATAGGATTGTTTGTGATGATATTAACAACATAGTTAATTATACAGACAATCCTTCATGGAATTATTTTTGGGAATATGATTACAATAACAAGTATATCATAGATAAATTAATACTTGACTGGCTCGCTCAAATAGGTAAGGCGAGTATTAATAATTACTCAAAATTTTACAGATACCTTCCTATAGTAAAGAATCAATTACTTAGAAATAATTTTTTTAGTGACGGCATTGAAGAAGCAGCTATTTTTATAGTAGATGTTATAGAAAATTTTTTAGAAAACGATATTGGAACATGGATACTATCTTATAAAAAATCTTATAGGAACGTGTCTTTTATTGATAGAAAAGGCTCTATTTTTAGTGCGGATGTTGTTTTAGATTTAGGCAATAAGTGGTTAGCAGTGGACTACGATTTGTCCATAATTGGCAAAGAAGAGAGAATGGAAGATTTTTTAGATAGAATTAAAACTAATTATAGCTATAAATTAAGTAGTTTTTGTAATAATGTCGGTTTAATAGATGATAGACCTCTAAATACAGCTATGTGCTCTCCTATCTATAAAATACTATTAGATATTTGA
- the dnaX gene encoding DNA polymerase III subunit gamma/tau: MNYLALARKWRPRKFGDVIGQDHVVHTLINSLDTRRLHHAWLFSGTRGVGKTTLARILAKSLNCEKGITSKPCGICVSCMGIDEGNSVDYLEIDAASNRGVEDMAVLLDQVTYSPVLGRYKVYLIDEVHMLTGHAFNSMLKTLEDPPDHVKFILATTDPQKIPITIISRCMHFSLRPMSTKVIAGLLEKILNNELVRYDSSALAIIARFAKGSMRDALSLTDQAISYSDGHITDRSLMSMLGLVEKDHLIKIFEALITHNSSEIIKLANDIEISGLSYENVLSEFALMLSHLMIIKEVPSLDGDNSFFDMAQIKEIVSQISFDLISLLYSVTLNSIVELEKSPDSYHGFIVVLFRLISLISSSNINDAYGVFSNNSDKSCLSINNNDSDVNSTNELNNDSSNSDIPNAEEYIYNTVTDIGKKLVSESIKNDGADSVKLLETMSIHTWGDFVNKLPVSGLAGELARHSEWIDFDGRSIFIRVASKALFGYSTQKRLKTILCEYLGIVIDLVVTLDVTGDKTAHAISHMEEELKKSKLKAVVHNNKFIRSIISLLDGVIMEDTICSINY, encoded by the coding sequence ATGAATTATTTGGCCCTAGCTAGAAAATGGCGTCCTAGGAAATTCGGTGATGTTATAGGACAAGATCATGTTGTTCATACCTTGATTAATTCTTTAGATACAAGACGCTTACATCATGCATGGCTATTCTCAGGTACCAGAGGTGTAGGGAAGACAACATTAGCCAGGATATTGGCAAAATCATTAAATTGTGAAAAAGGAATTACTTCTAAGCCATGTGGCATTTGTGTTTCCTGTATGGGAATTGATGAAGGTAATTCAGTAGACTATTTAGAGATTGATGCTGCATCAAATCGTGGTGTGGAAGATATGGCTGTTTTATTAGATCAAGTGACCTATTCCCCAGTCTTAGGAAGATATAAGGTTTATCTAATAGATGAGGTCCATATGCTTACTGGACATGCCTTCAATTCAATGCTGAAGACTTTAGAAGATCCTCCTGATCATGTTAAATTTATTTTAGCCACCACAGATCCTCAAAAAATACCTATAACGATAATCTCTCGTTGCATGCATTTTAGTTTAAGGCCAATGTCTACAAAAGTAATAGCTGGCTTATTAGAAAAAATATTGAATAATGAGTTAGTTCGTTATGATAGCTCTGCTCTCGCAATAATAGCTAGATTTGCTAAAGGATCAATGCGTGATGCTCTGTCTTTAACAGATCAGGCTATATCTTATAGTGACGGGCATATTACAGATAGATCTTTGATGTCTATGTTAGGATTGGTTGAAAAAGACCATTTAATTAAGATATTTGAGGCCTTAATAACCCATAATTCATCAGAAATAATAAAGTTAGCTAATGATATAGAAATTTCTGGTTTATCTTATGAGAATGTCTTATCTGAGTTTGCTCTTATGCTATCTCATTTAATGATAATAAAGGAGGTTCCTTCATTAGATGGCGATAACAGTTTTTTTGATATGGCGCAAATTAAGGAAATAGTCAGTCAAATTTCCTTTGATCTAATATCCTTATTATATTCAGTAACTTTGAATAGTATTGTTGAGTTGGAAAAATCTCCTGATAGTTATCATGGATTCATAGTTGTTTTATTTAGATTAATATCGCTAATTAGTAGTTCTAATATTAATGATGCCTATGGAGTTTTTAGCAACAATTCAGATAAATCTTGTTTGAGTATTAATAACAATGATTCGGATGTGAATAGTACTAACGAGTTAAATAATGATTCTTCTAATTCAGACATACCCAACGCTGAAGAATACATTTACAATACGGTAACTGATATCGGTAAAAAATTAGTATCGGAGTCTATTAAGAATGATGGTGCGGATTCTGTTAAGTTGCTAGAGACTATGTCGATCCATACCTGGGGTGATTTTGTTAATAAATTACCAGTATCTGGTCTTGCCGGAGAACTAGCTCGTCACAGTGAGTGGATTGATTTTGATGGAAGATCGATCTTTATTAGAGTAGCATCAAAAGCTTTGTTTGGTTATTCTACACAAAAGCGTCTCAAAACTATTCTATGCGAGTATTTAGGCATAGTTATTGATCTAGTAGTTACATTAGATGTTACAGGAGATAAAACAGCACACGCTATTTCTCATATGGAAGAGGAGTTGAAAAAGTCCAAATTAAAGGCAGTTGTTCATAATAATAAATTTATTAGAAGTATAATTAGTCTTTTGGATGGTGTGATTATGGAAGATACTATATGTTCTATAAATTATTAG